A stretch of the Actinomyces faecalis genome encodes the following:
- a CDS encoding LCP family protein, whose product MTTSEEYLEGLDSVTDLFEGMAPEKIDEEPPRRRRRRKKAAWYKRHKALTVVLVLFLVMTAGLAGGALWLRNALGEIGSLGDPFAQLPSRAPYATSTASKDPVTFLVLGSDSRIDTADPAQWEVGAQRTDTIMLVQIAGDRRSVNVMSIPRDSWVTIPANEVVSHESRAKINAAYSWGGPTLLIQTIENNTGIHIDHFAITNFESFKKLTDDLGGVEIALTQPLDLRGIQDAATSNNVLEPGTHTLTGEQALIYARERYTLPNGDFDRIKRQQNWMRAMLKATISKNTLTNPSKLASLVSTIKDTMATDKALTASQITSLAASLKDVRADDVSFFQAPVTGTSMSEDGQSIVLLDLPALAEVAQAFQEDVLTDYVAKNADRLNMLGASVS is encoded by the coding sequence GTGACCACAAGCGAGGAGTACCTGGAGGGCCTTGACTCCGTGACGGATCTTTTTGAGGGGATGGCACCGGAGAAGATTGACGAGGAGCCTCCGCGACGGCGCCGGAGACGTAAGAAGGCAGCCTGGTACAAGCGGCACAAGGCCCTCACGGTGGTCCTGGTCCTGTTCCTCGTCATGACGGCAGGGCTCGCCGGAGGAGCATTGTGGCTCCGGAACGCCCTGGGGGAAATCGGCTCCCTTGGAGACCCATTCGCACAGCTGCCCTCCCGCGCCCCTTATGCCACCTCCACCGCGAGCAAGGATCCCGTGACCTTCCTCGTTCTCGGGTCCGACTCCCGAATTGACACCGCTGACCCAGCACAGTGGGAGGTCGGCGCCCAGCGCACAGACACCATCATGCTCGTACAGATCGCCGGAGACCGTCGCAGCGTCAACGTCATGTCGATTCCGCGAGACTCCTGGGTCACCATCCCCGCCAACGAGGTTGTCAGCCACGAGTCACGAGCGAAGATCAATGCCGCCTACTCCTGGGGCGGCCCGACCCTGCTCATCCAGACCATTGAGAACAACACAGGGATCCACATCGATCACTTCGCCATCACCAACTTCGAGTCGTTCAAGAAGCTGACTGACGATCTTGGCGGCGTCGAGATCGCCCTGACCCAGCCGTTGGACCTGCGAGGAATCCAGGACGCCGCCACCTCCAACAACGTCCTTGAGCCAGGAACTCATACCCTCACGGGCGAGCAGGCGCTGATATACGCCCGTGAGCGCTACACGCTGCCCAACGGCGACTTTGACCGCATCAAGCGGCAACAGAACTGGATGCGAGCCATGCTCAAAGCGACGATCAGCAAGAACACTTTGACCAACCCGTCCAAGCTGGCCAGCCTCGTGTCCACCATCAAGGACACGATGGCCACTGACAAGGCCCTGACGGCCTCACAGATCACGTCATTGGCAGCCTCGCTCAAGGACGTCCGTGCCGATGACGTCAGCTTCTTCCAGGCGCCAGTAACAGGAACGAGCATGTCAGAGGACGGCCAGTCGATCGTGCTCCTGGACCTTCCGGCCCTGGCCGAGGTTGCGCAGGCCTTCCAGGAGGATGTGCTGACGGACTACGTCGCGAAGAACGCTGACAGGCTCAACATGCTCGGGGCCTCAGTGAGCTAG